GAGCGCAACTTTCGCGTGCCCGTCAGCTCCTCCACAAAGTTCCGCGTCGGGTCGATCGACAAGATGTTCACCGCCGTCGCCATCGCGCAACTCGTCGAAGCAGGCAAGCTCTCCTGGAACTCCACGCTTGCGCAGCTAATGCCTGAGTATCCTGATCGTCAGGCTGCCGCACAAATTACGGTGTGGCAGCTCCTGCATCACACCTCGGGGCTCGGCGATATCTTTGTTCCCGAGTACTTTGAGCATCGCGAAAAATACCTAACACCGGCGGACTATCTCGGCCTCATCGCCCGCCAACCCAAAGTCGGCAAGCCCGGCCAGCAGTGGTCTTACAGCAACGCCGGCTTCATACTGCTTGGCCGCATCGTCGAAGATGTTTCAGGCGAAAGCTACGTGCACTACGTCGGGCAGCACATCTTTGCGCCTGCCGGGATGACCTCCACCGGCTTCAGCAGTATCGCCGACGTAACGCCGGAGCTGGCAACCGGCTATTACCACGAAGGACTCTTCTCAACCGCCTGGAAGGCCGCCTGGCTGGACGACATCTTCATGGGAGGCCCGGCCGGCGGCGGATACTCCACCACGACAGATCTCATCCGCTTCTCCGAGGCTCTTCGCTCCGGCAAGCTGGTGAAGCCCGTCACGCTCGGCAAGATGTTTTCCAACGAGGTGCCAGCCGGCCCCGGAGCAGAAGCCGCCGGCTTCGGTGACCGCGTCTCGCACGGCTGCCACATTCGCGGCCACGCCGGCGGCATCGAAGGCACCTCTGCCGATCTCGCTATCGTTTGGGAGGCGGGCGCAACTGTCGCCGTCACCAGCAACGAAGGCGAATTTCGCACGCCTATCATGCTGGCCGAGCAGATCGCCGATCTTCTCGCGATGGAAGCGAAGAAGCCGTAAGCGTCTCGTGGAACTTACGGCCCATAGAAATGGTACATATCATCAACACGACTGATTGGAGCAATCATGGATCCCGCATCACCCGCATCTGTCTTCGTCCCGCTCTTCGTACTTTTTCCTCCGGTTCTGATCGTCCTCTGCGTTCTGTACTATCGCTACCGGCGCACGCAGGAGCGCTACAAACTCCTTGTGCAACTGGCGGACAAAGGGGTCGAGCTTCCACAGCAACTACTCGTCGAACCGCACGTCGAGTACTCCGAACGGCGCAGGGCTCTTGTGCTGATCAGCGCCGGCCTGGGCCTTATGGCGATGTTTGCCGCGTTGCCCTTCCGGTTCGACAGCGGCACCAGCGTCCAGGGATTCTGGCCTCTGGGCCTGCTTCCGCTGATGACGGGTCTGGGCTATTTGGCCAGTTGGTGGCTGAATACTCGAGAGAGTCCGCGTGCCTGACCTCGATGCGGAGGCGCGCATCGATCAAGCGCTGATCGCTCGAGTTCTCGCCAACAACGATGAAAACGCGTTTGCAGAGCTCGTACGGCGTCACCAGGGAATGGTGCGCGCTCAGTTGCGCAGTTTATTGCCGCGCGATCACGCTGGCGCGGACGATATTGCGCAGGAGACCTTTTTGTTGCATGGAGAAAGTTGCATCAGTTTCGCGGGGATGCCCGGTTCTCTACCTGGCTCTACCGCATCGCATACTCCTGCTTTCTTCAGTCCCTGCGCAGGTGGGGCTCCGCATGCGAGCGCCAGGCAGAGGAAGCCGTCGAGCCAGGTCCCGCGTCTCCACCTGCCATGGAGCTTAAAATCGATATCGACCGCGCCGTGGGGCAACTCTCTGAGGGTGAGCAGCGAGTGATCTTACATTGCGTGCAGCTTGGCTTGAGCCACGAGGAAGCAGCCTACGTTTTGGCCATGCCGCTTGGCACGGTGAAGACGCATGCGGCGCGCGGCAAGGCGAAGCTTCGAGCGCATCTGACAAACTGGCGGCCAGGCGTTCATTCCCGATCCAGAATGCTGATAGCTCGACTGGCACCATCGGGCCAAGACGCTCATGCAGCGATAGAGCCATCGTTGGATCTGTCGATTTATTCTTGGCGATATGCCACTGGCGGATACCGGCTGCCGGGCTCTCCACTTCATCAGAAGAAGCCAGCGAATCACTCGGAGCGGAGCGTGATCGACGGATCGACCCGTGCGGCTCGCCATGCGGGCACACAGCAAGCGATGGCCGCGACAATCATCAGCAGTGCCGTTGTGCCAGCCCACGCGAGGGGATCGAAAGGCGAGGTCCCGAAGAGCAGCGAATTCATTACTCGTGCGGAGGCTGCGGTTCCACATAGCCCTATGGCCACGCCGAACGCCGTGAGCTGCATTCCGTCACGAACAATCAAGCCCAGGATATCTCTGTGGCTGGCGCCGAGCGCCGCCCTGATCCCAATCTCGCGGGTACGCTCGGTAACACTGCCGGAAAGCACGCCATAGAGCCCGACGGCTGCCAGTATCAACGCCGCGACGCCGAAGGCCTCGAAAATAATCAGAATAAAGCGCCGCTCGGCTTCGGCGGTCGTCATCATGCGATCCATGGTCATGATGCGCACGATGGGTTGATTCTTGTTCACCGACCAGATGGCAGCCTTGACGGCAGGGATAAGTGCCGCCGGATTTCCGCGGGCGCGAATTACGAACGATAACGTATCGTCCGCGTACCAGGTCTGTTCCTCCGGAATGTAGACAGCATCTTCCTGGTCAATCGCAAGAGACGTCTGTTTTACGTCGCCCACGACGCCCACAACGCTGTACCAGGGCCGGTTTCGCGGCCCTACATGAAGGCGGCTGCCGAGCGGGTTGCGACTACCGAAATGCCGCCGGGCGAGGGATGCGCTGATCAATACTGCCTGAGGAGCATTCGCAGTATCGTGCTCGTCGAGCAGGCGGCCCTGAAGCAGAGGAATGCCCATCGCCAGACAATAGCCGGGGCTGACTGCATAGCGAAATACGTTGTAGCCGCTTTGAGATCCCTGATCCTCAAATTGAGCTCCGTAGGTTCCTATCGCGGTCGGGTCGTCACTGAGGGGCAGAAAACTTGTGAAGGCCGCCTTTTGCACGCCGGGCACACGCCGCACCGCATCGAGCGCCTGCTCAAAAAAGCGGCGGCGAGCGCGATCTCCAGCTTCCGGCGCCGAGGGCAAATTGTCGAATTCATGACCTGAAGTCGCAACCTGCATGGTGAGCAGATGCGAGGATTGGAAGCCCGGATTGACGCGCAACAACTGCTCCATGCTGCGCAGGAGCAATCCGGCACTGACGAGCAATACAAGCGCCAGAGCAACCTCCGTTACGACCAGCAGACGCCGTGTCCAGAGGTGCGAGCCGGCGATGCGGCTCGAGGATTGCCGGAGTCCAGTGTGCATATCGTTCCGCGAAATATGCAGCGTCGGAACAACTCCCGCGACGAGGCCGATCATCGTCGTGATGGCAAAAGCGAAGAGATAAGCTGGGAGGTCGAGATGGATAGCATCGAGGCGGGGCAAGTCGGCCGGGCTCAGCGCGACTATGATGCGCACGCCCCCAAATGCGGCTGCGATTCCGAGCACACCTCCGAGGACTGACAGGAGCATGCTCTCGGTCACGAGTTGGCGAAGGATGCGGCGCTTCGATGCGCCCAATGCACCCCGCAAGGCAAACTCCCCGAAGCGCTGGCCGCTGCGTGCTAAGAGCAGATTGACGACGTTGACGCACGCGATGACCAGCAGAAGGATCACTGCGCCCAGCACTGCCAGAAGCGCCGGCCTCACTGTGTGCGCGACGTCCTTCTGTAAGGAATCGATAATCAAACCATGATCGAGCGAAGCCCAGCGAGGACGAGGAAATTGCGGCAACGGCGTATGCGCAATCTGATCCAACTCGCTAATGGCCCGGGCACGAGCAACGCCCGGCTTGAGGCGGCCCACCATGCGCAGATGATTGCCCCATTCCCAGGAGTTGAAATCGCGAGTGATCTGCTGCTGATCGTATTGAGTAGGCGTCCAGAGCTCGGCCGAGGGTGAGAGAACATCCTCGAATCCACGTGGCATCACGCCGATCACGGTGTAGTTATCGCCATCGAGCTTGATCTGGCGGCCGAGGATCGCGGAATCGCCGTGGAAGAGATTCTGCCAGAGCCGATTGCTCAGGATAACGACTTTGGAGCCGTTCGGGCCTTCTTCTGAGGCGCGGAAATCGCGCCCGAGCGCGGGAGCCACTCCCAGAACGTGAAAGAAGCCGGCACTCACGCTTTGTCCGTCGAGCCGTTCCGGCTCAGTGCCGCCCGTGAGCGCAGGCTGCCATGGCTCAAAGATTGCCATCGTCTCGAAGGAATGGCTGCGCTGTTGTAACTCGCGGAAAATGCCAAAGGCGATGTCCGAACGCGCGCCCTCATACTCATTCCAGATGGTTAGAATGCGACCGGGATGAGGATAGGGAAGCGGCTTGAAGAGAATCGGATTCACGGCGCTGAAGATGGCGGTACTGGCGCCGATACCAAGTGCAAGCGTAATCGCACTAATGACCGCGAATCCCGGATTTCTGCACAACTGGCGGGCGGCAAAGCGAAGATCGGAGAGGAAGGTTCTGACGCCATTCTCCCATCCATAGGACTGCACTTGCTCTGCGGCAACGACTGGATTTCCGCATTCGAGGCGCGCCGCCCGCCGCGCTTCTTCTTCGCTGAGACCGCGCGCCCTCCAATCGGCGGCTGCCTCCTCAAAATACTGCCCAATCTCCTCGGTGATTTCCTGATTCCGCATTCTCCGGCGAAGGAGTCCGCCGAGTCCCCGAGCAGCATGGCGCCAGATCGACATGCGTTACGCTCCTTCCCGCAGCAAACGTGCGATTGCCGACGAGCGGCGCGTCCAATCAGCAGTCTCAATCTCCAACTGCTTCTTGCCGGCGCGGGTGAGTCTGTAGAACTTCGCACGGCGCGAATTTTCAGTTTGGCGCCACTCTGATTCCAGCCAGCCCGAACGCTCCAGCCTCTGGAGTGCAGTGAGCAACGAGCCGGGATTCACCTTGAAAACCCCTTGCGTCACCTGCTCCACCCGGCGCGCGATTCCGAAGCCATGCAGGGGCTGCAAGCTCAGGGTTTTCAGGATCAGCATGTCGAGAGTGCCTTGGATGACATCGGTGTTCTGGTCGCTCATAGAAACTGACCTTAGCGCCTGTTCATTATGATTGTCAAGATGTGTCAATCAAAGGTAGACGGCGATTCAAGCTCCGGCTTCGGCCTCGATTCGACGCGTGTTCTCACACCGGCGCAGTCGTCTCTTCTTTGGCGATTTCAGCCCGATGTGTTCTTCCAGGAAAATTCCTGGCGCCCGTTCGTTCAAATTGGCGAATGGGAGTTTGCATCGATGAATTGGTGAGAGGCTACGTGCCATTCGACTTCAGTGGAAACTCAGCTTGCGCGATGTAGAAGAGCTGGAGTGCCCGGCAAATTCTGTACCAGATGAGATGAGACAAACTGGGACAGTCGGCTGACTGCATGGAAACCTCGATAGTGGATCGCAGTTCGATCTTTTCATGGC
The DNA window shown above is from Acidobacterium capsulatum ATCC 51196 and carries:
- a CDS encoding PadR family transcriptional regulator, coding for MSDQNTDVIQGTLDMLILKTLSLQPLHGFGIARRVEQVTQGVFKVNPGSLLTALQRLERSGWLESEWRQTENSRRAKFYRLTRAGKKQLEIETADWTRRSSAIARLLREGA
- a CDS encoding DUF6249 domain-containing protein, whose amino-acid sequence is MDPASPASVFVPLFVLFPPVLIVLCVLYYRYRRTQERYKLLVQLADKGVELPQQLLVEPHVEYSERRRALVLISAGLGLMAMFAALPFRFDSGTSVQGFWPLGLLPLMTGLGYLASWWLNTRESPRA
- a CDS encoding ABC transporter permease, whose translation is MSIWRHAARGLGGLLRRRMRNQEITEEIGQYFEEAAADWRARGLSEEEARRAARLECGNPVVAAEQVQSYGWENGVRTFLSDLRFAARQLCRNPGFAVISAITLALGIGASTAIFSAVNPILFKPLPYPHPGRILTIWNEYEGARSDIAFGIFRELQQRSHSFETMAIFEPWQPALTGGTEPERLDGQSVSAGFFHVLGVAPALGRDFRASEEGPNGSKVVILSNRLWQNLFHGDSAILGRQIKLDGDNYTVIGVMPRGFEDVLSPSAELWTPTQYDQQQITRDFNSWEWGNHLRMVGRLKPGVARARAISELDQIAHTPLPQFPRPRWASLDHGLIIDSLQKDVAHTVRPALLAVLGAVILLLVIACVNVVNLLLARSGQRFGEFALRGALGASKRRILRQLVTESMLLSVLGGVLGIAAAFGGVRIIVALSPADLPRLDAIHLDLPAYLFAFAITTMIGLVAGVVPTLHISRNDMHTGLRQSSSRIAGSHLWTRRLLVVTEVALALVLLVSAGLLLRSMEQLLRVNPGFQSSHLLTMQVATSGHEFDNLPSAPEAGDRARRRFFEQALDAVRRVPGVQKAAFTSFLPLSDDPTAIGTYGAQFEDQGSQSGYNVFRYAVSPGYCLAMGIPLLQGRLLDEHDTANAPQAVLISASLARRHFGSRNPLGSRLHVGPRNRPWYSVVGVVGDVKQTSLAIDQEDAVYIPEEQTWYADDTLSFVIRARGNPAALIPAVKAAIWSVNKNQPIVRIMTMDRMMTTAEAERRFILIIFEAFGVAALILAAVGLYGVLSGSVTERTREIGIRAALGASHRDILGLIVRDGMQLTAFGVAIGLCGTAASARVMNSLLFGTSPFDPLAWAGTTALLMIVAAIACCVPAWRAARVDPSITLRSE
- a CDS encoding serine hydrolase domain-containing protein, yielding MFGLTADRRDPGKLIQAQVIPSDPPGLYAGWPDHAVTHKEMARLIHEKLDTLVRADDFSGCLTVASRGVTLFHECRGLAERNFRVPVSSSTKFRVGSIDKMFTAVAIAQLVEAGKLSWNSTLAQLMPEYPDRQAAAQITVWQLLHHTSGLGDIFVPEYFEHREKYLTPADYLGLIARQPKVGKPGQQWSYSNAGFILLGRIVEDVSGESYVHYVGQHIFAPAGMTSTGFSSIADVTPELATGYYHEGLFSTAWKAAWLDDIFMGGPAGGGYSTTTDLIRFSEALRSGKLVKPVTLGKMFSNEVPAGPGAEAAGFGDRVSHGCHIRGHAGGIEGTSADLAIVWEAGATVAVTSNEGEFRTPIMLAEQIADLLAMEAKKP